The proteins below come from a single Chrysoperla carnea chromosome 1, inChrCarn1.1, whole genome shotgun sequence genomic window:
- the LOC123302705 gene encoding protein takeout-like — protein sequence MVKINSELLNCFYLLVIIGFASAVIPDYIHVCKRNDPQFEKCLAESIENLRPKLKDGIPELGVPSIEPLYIPEIVVIGRENFHAVGKDVYVHNVSTVQIRDIKVDLPNQIYNVKIYLPELNFDATYEVNGRILVIPLKGKGPLTAKATNINADAVLKGKLYEKDGKEYLDFETLNLKLKIGDYEVHLENLFGGDKRLGEVTDQALNENRREFIKALKPVVEDTTSDVLLKIAKEIVKNFSYDELFPTN from the exons atggttaaaataaatagtgaattgttaaattgtttttatttattggtaATAATAGGATTTGCTAGTGCTGTGATTC CCGATTATATTCATGTTTGTAAACGAAATGATCCACAATTCGAAAAATGTTTAGCAGAAAGCATAGAAAACCTACGACCAAAATTAAAAGACGGAATTCCAGAGCTAGGAGTACCATCAATTGAACCGTTATACATTCCCGAAATTGTAGTAATTGGTCGTGAAAATTTCCATGCCGTTGGCAAAGATGTATATGTACATAACGTTAGTACAGTGCAAATTCGAGATATAAA aGTTGATCTtccaaatcaaatttataatgtaaaaatctatttaccggaattaaattttgatgcaaCATATGAAGTAAATGGTCGTATTTTAGTCATTCCATTAAAAGGAAAAGGACCACTCACTGCTAAGGCAACAAATATCAACGCAGATGCCGTATTAAAAGGCAAATTATACGAAAAAGATGGTAAAGAATATTTAGACTTTGAAACactaaacttaaaattgaaaattggtgATTATGAAGTACATCTAGAAAATTTGTTTGGCGGGGATAAACGATTGG GTGAAGTTACTGACCAAGCTTTGAATGAAAATAGAAGAGAATTCATTAAAGCATTAAAACCAGTTGTAGAAGACACAACTTCAgatgttttattgaaaatagcaaaagaaattgtgaaaaatttctCTTACGATGAATTATTCCCAACAAAttag